A window of Suncus etruscus isolate mSunEtr1 chromosome 4, mSunEtr1.pri.cur, whole genome shotgun sequence contains these coding sequences:
- the LOC126007217 gene encoding endogenous retrovirus group K member 113 Gag polyprotein-like gives MGSTLSTEEKFVQSLQDELISRKVHVSKADLYQFFNILHKASPWFVFTAPKIARSTWLKIGQDLTDFCNTQNDSAFKDCILQYWKLLDGLITAAPISSSCAAIIKEGQAILTNASRSHTPSSPMSPSPETFRPPPYAPVPADSSASSSFVAITQAPSPDHLSPEDAATLDAAAAAYTARSPSDPPAPSHSFSPPSTASQLQHTIDKLCSSLNQVLSKLQSPSPPQVYPALLKPKEQPPSQHPMITRSRARPRSRRTTPARPAAQADGEAADDPDGNVIEADDEADADENQSAGEEEAAVSGDASPPDADAPTQRATGRIFQEDIEIKELDQGSLKEVRKAVLEYGPQAPYTLSCLESLSYGGALFPIEWRITVRRCLKPQDIVLWEAEFQNNCKDLAGPSKKEYLQLSGSAPYDTMQAQRRLPYHILSLTSQAALKAWKAVGSSSGPALPLAKILQADDEPYHAFISRLLEAIDRTTGITDTSNPFIKQLAFENANPACRQILKGPKLSRSLEDMISLCKNAHSFATQVAGALVAFQNQSKGKICYSCGQPGHFAGQCPQRRLPDIQAGSTSERPSLCPRCRRGRHWRSSCRATTDIEGNFLGENPLLKQRPGQSKNSGRGRPQTPHQQPRHIPFVPATGGTTGTPSRQIQVHYQRLPSQTQNCDPQPPPSSGPPPVQQDLTCVPPPPSY, from the coding sequence atgggctctacactcagtaccGAGGAAAAATTCGTTCAATCCCTTCAGGATGAACTTATATCCAGGAAGGTTCATGTTTCTAAGGCAGACCTTTATCAATTTTTCAACATCCTTCATAAAGCTTCCCCTTGGTTTGTGTTTACCGCCCCTAAGATCGCCCGTTCCACTTGGTTGAAAATTGGGCAGGATTTGACGGATTTTTGTAACACACAAAATGATTCTGCTTTTAAGGACTGCATTCTTCAATATTGGAAACTCCTCGATGGCCTTATTACTGCAGCTCCTATCTCTTCCTCCTGCGCCGCTATCATCAAAGAGGGACAGGCTATCCTTACTAATGCTTCACGTTCTCATACTCCCTCCTCTCCCATGTCCCCCTCGCCTGAGACCTTTCGGCCCCCGCCATACGCCCCTGTTCCTGCAGATTCCTCTGCCTCGTCCTCTTTCGTTGCCATTACTCAGGCTCCTTCTCCCGACCACCTCTCTCCTGAAGACGCAGCCACGCTTGACGCAGCGGCTGCTGCTTACACTGCCCGCTCCCCGTCTGACCCCCCTGCTCCCTCCCACagcttttctcctccctccactGCCTCACAGCTCCAGCACACCATTGATAAACTCTGCTCTTCTCTCAATCAAGTTCTCTCTAAGCTACAGTCCCCTAGTCCTCCTCAGGTTTACCCTGCCCTCCTTAAGCCTAAGGAGCAGCCTCCTTCTCAGCACCCTATGATCACACGTTCCCGTGCTCGGCCCCGTTCCCGTAGAACTACCCCTGCGCGCCCTGCTGCGCAGGCGGATGGCGAGGCTGCTGACGACCCTGATGGAAACGTTATTGAGGCCGATGACGAAGCTGACGCAGATGAAAATCAATCTGCGGGCGAGGAGGAGGCTGCCGTCTCCGGCGATGCCTCTCCTCCTGATGCCGACGCTCCCACCCAACGAGCTACCGGCCGTATTTTTCAAGAGGACATTGAAATTAAGGAACTCGATCAGGGCTCCCTTAAGGAAGTCCGCAAGGCCGTCCTTGAGTACGGTCCCCAGGCTCCCTATACCCTTTCTTGCCTTGAATCTCTCTCCTATGGCGGCGCTCTTTTTCCTATAGAATGGCGCATAACTGTCCGCCGCTGCCTTAAGCCCCAGGATATTGTCCTCTGGGAGgctgaatttcaaaataattgcaAGGACCTTGCGGGACCCAGTAAAAAGGAGTATCTCCAACTTTCTGGCTCTGCGCCCTATGACACTATGCAGGCTCAGCGCCGCCTTCCCTATCACATTCTCAGTTTAACCTCTCAAGCTGCTCTTAAGGCATGGAAAGCTGTCGGCTCTTCCTCGGGCCCTGCTCTTCCTCTTGCAAAAATCTTGCAGGCAGATGATGAGCCTTATCACGCCTTCATCTCCCGTCTCCTTGAGGCTATTGATCGTACCACCGGAATCACTGATACCTCTAATCCTTTCATCAAGCAGCTTGCCTTTGAAAATGCTAATCCTGCCTGCCGCCAAATTCTTAAAGGTCCCAAGCTCTCCCGCTCCCTAGAGGACATGATCTCTCTTTGTAAAAATGCTCATTCTTTTGCTACCCAAGTGGCTGGTGCCCTTGTCGCTTTTCAAAACCAGTCTAAAGGTAAAATCTGTTATTCTTGTGGCCAGCCTGGTCACTTCGCGGGTCAGTGTCCCCAGCGCAGGCTGCCTGACATACAGGCAGGCTCCACTTCTGAACGCCCTTCCCTTTGCCCCCGCTGTCGGCGCGGGCGCCACTGGAGATCCTCCTGTCGCGCTAccactgacattgagggaaattTTCTGGGTGAAAACCCACTCCTGAAACAGCGCCCAGGCCAGTCAAAAAACTCCGGCAGGGGTCGCCCCCAGACCCCGCACCAACAGCCTCGTCACATTCCTTTTGTCCCAGCCACTGGGGGAACGACTGGGACTCCCTCTCGCCAAATCCAAGTTCACTATCAGCGCCTCCCCTCCCAAACCCAGAACTGCGACCCTCAACCTCCTCCCTCTTCCGGGCCACCCCCGGTTCAGCAGGACTTGACTTGTGTTCCGCCACCCCCCTCTTATTAA